A genomic window from Emys orbicularis isolate rEmyOrb1 chromosome 24, rEmyOrb1.hap1, whole genome shotgun sequence includes:
- the ARMC6 gene encoding armadillo repeat-containing protein 6, producing the protein MASKRITQETFDDVVQENITEFEMDPDEAAKEAVQQFESQGVDLSTIVKAARKPTSENGQEQKHDILQTLDSLRKSIADSALSEVGEQLVRFSEQCREQLAVRYLAGQKGACPVVLSACKLASGDRSAMLKALHAFSALMDGQPDLLDSAGQELLLQMLKENADDAEMTLAGIRCIRHACLKHEQNRQELVKGGILPLLTGAIVRHGDCAGVVREASSALRVMTFDDDIRVPFGQAHDHAKMIVSENNGLRILIEAAKAFTDDSSVLRELCATLARLSVRNEFCQEIVDLGGLNFMVALLADCIDHQELVKQVLSAMWAIAGNDDVKDAIVNTGGTDLIVLAMSHHLASPQICEQGCAALCMLALRKPENCKVIMEGGGALVALQAMKVHPREVAVQKQACMLIRNLVSRNRDFSQAILEMGAEDLIVQARTVHQDCDDIAKAALRDLGCKVELRELWTGQKGSLAP; encoded by the exons ATGGCATCCAAACGGATCACACAGGAAACATTTGATGATGTGGTGCAAGAAAACATCACGGAATTTGAAATGGATCCAGATGAGGCTGCGAAAGAAGCTGTCCAGCAATTTGAATCTCAGG GAGTTGATCTGAGTACTATTGTAAAAGCTGCACGGAAACCCACCTCTGAAAATGGCCAAGAGCAAAAACACGACATTTTGCAG ACATTAGACTCACTCAGAAAATCCATTGCTGACTCTGCACTCAGTGAGGTCGGTGAGCAGCTAGTGCGCTTCAGTGAGCAATGCAGAGAACAGCTGGCTGTCCGCTACTTGGCTGGGCAGAAAGGTGCCTGTCCTGTGGTGCTGTCTGCCTGCAAGCTGGCCTCAGGAGACAGAAGTGCCATGCTCAAAGCCCTGCATGCTTTTTCTGCCCTCATGGATGGGCAGCCAGACCTGCTCGACTCTGCTGGCCAAGAGCTGTTGCTGCAAATGCTGAAGGAAAATGCAGATGACGCTGAAATGACTCTAGCTGGGATCCGGTGCATCcgacacgcctgtctgaaacatGAGCAGAACCGCCAGGAACTGGTGAAAGGTGGCATCCTGCCATTGCTGACGGGTGCCATTGTCCGGCATGGTGACTGTGCTGGGGTGGTCCGAGAGGCCTCCTCAGCGCTCAGGGTCATGACATTTGATGATGACATTCGTGTGCCCTTTGGCCAGGCCCATGATCACGCCAAGATGATTGTATCAGAAAACAACGGTTTAAGGATCCTCATAGAGGCTGCCAAAG CATTCACAGACGACTCCAGTGTTCTCCGTGAGCTTTGTGCCACCTTGGCTCGCCTGTCCGTCCGGAACGAGTTCTGTCAAGAGATTGTGGACCTTGGAGGCTTGAATTTCATGGTGGCCCTGCTGGCTGACTGCATTGACCATCAG GAGCTGGTGAAGCAGGTGCTGAGCGCCATGTGGGCCATCGCAGGGAATGATGACGTGAAAGACGCCATAGTCAACACTGGAGGAACAGACCTCATTGTGCTGGCTATGAGCCATCATCTTGCCAGCCCTCAG ATATGTGAGCAGGGCTGTGCAGCCTTGTGCATGCTGGCCTTGCGCAAGCCAGAGAACTGTAAAGTCATCATGGAAGGTGGAGGGGCCCTGGTAGCTCTTCAGGCCATGAAGGTGCATCCAAGAGAAGTGGCTGTGCAG AAACAGGCCTGCATGCTGATCCGGAACCTGGTCTCCCGGAACCGGGACTTCTCTCAGGCTATCCTGGAGATGGGAGCTGAGGACTTGATTGTGCAGGCTCGTACGGTGCACCAGGACTGTGACGACATAGCCAAAGCTGCCTTGAGAGACCTTGGCTGTAAAGTGGAGCTCCGAGAGCTGTGGACAGGCCAAAAGGGAAGCCTGGCTCCCTAA